The Pseudomonas protegens genome contains the following window.
AACCCATTGAGTTTCAGTCGGTTAGCGATTTCGGCCGGAGATATCTAACCTGCATGCCGTGGAATCGATCAGAATCAACCTTGCAACTTGCCCGATTTATCTGGGACTAAATAAGACCATTCATTAAAGGAGCCTGGGAAATGGAGTCAGCGCCGGAGAATCAAGGCCGCATCCTGCTGGTGGATGACGAATCCGCCATCCTTCGCACCTTCCGTTACTGCCTGGAAGACGAAGGCTACACCGTGGCCACCGCCAACAGCGCAGCCCAGGCGGATGCGCTGCTGCAACGCCAGGTGTTCGACCTGTGCTTCCTCGACCTGCGCCTGGGCGAAGACAACGGCCTGGACGTGCTGGCCCAGATGCGCACCCAGGCGCCCTGGATGCGGGTGGTGATCGTCACCGCCCACTCCGCCGTGGATACCGCGGTGGACGCCATCCAGGCCGGTGCCGCCGATTACCTGGTCAAGCCCTGCAGCCCCGATCAACTGCGCCTGGCCACCGCCAAGCAACTGGAAGTGCGCCAGCTCTCGGCGCGCCTGGAAGCCCTGGAAGGTGAGGTGCGCAAGCCCAAGGACGGCCTGGACTCCCACAGCCCGGCGATGAAAGTGGTGCTGGAAACCGCGCGCCAGGTGGCCGGCACCGACGCCAACATTCTGATTCTCGGTGAGTCGGGCACCGGCAAGGGCGAACTGGCGCGGGCCATCCACGGCTGGAGCAAGCGGGCGAAGAAGTCCTGCGTGACCATCAACTGCCCGTCCCTGACCGCCGAGCTGATGGAAAGCGAGCTGTTCGGCCACAGCCGCGGGGCCTTCACCGGAGCCAGCGAAAGCACCCTGGGCCGGGTCAATCAGGCCGACGGCGGCACCCTGTTCCTCGATGAGATCGGCGACTTCCCCCTGACCCTGCAACCCAAGCTGCTGCGCTTCATCCAGGACAAGGAATACGAACGCGTCGGCGACCCGGTGACTCGCCGGGCCGATGTGCGGATTCTTGCCGCCACCAACCTCAACCTCGAGGACATGGTGCGCGACGGGCGCTTTCGCGAAGACCTGCTGTACCGCCTGAACGTGATCACCTTGCACCTGCCACCCCTGCGCGAACGCAGCGAAGACATCCTGACCCTGGCCGATCGCTTCCTCGCACGCTTCGTCAAAGAGTATTCGCGACCGGCCCGAGGCTTTTGCGACGAAGCCCGGGAAGCCCTGCTCAACTATCGCTGGCCGGGCAACATCCGCGAGCTGCGCAACGTGGTGGAACGGGCAAGCATCATCTGTCCCCAGGAACGGGTGGAGATCATCCACCTGGGCATGGCCGAGCAACCCACCAACAATGCCCCGCGGATCGGTGCCGCGCTGAGCCTGGACGAGCTGGAAAAGGCCCATATCGGCGCGGTCCTGGCCACCAGCGACACCCTGGACCAAGCGGCCAAGACCCTGGGCATCGACGCCTCGACCCTGTACCGCAAACGCAAACAGTACAACCTGTGAGCGCTCCCCCATGAAGTTAGCGATGAAACTGCGAACCCGGCTGTTTCTGAGCATCTCGGCCCTGATCACCGTCGCCCTGCTGGGGCTGGTGCTCGGGCTGGTCAGCGTGATGCAGATGGCCAGCACCCAGGAGTCGCTGATCCGCAACAACTTCATCACCCTGGACCTGGGGCTCAAGCTGCGCCAGACCCTGGGCGACCAGCTGATCATCATGCTCAGCAAGGAGCCCGATCGCGCGGCCCTGGAAGCCTCCAGGGAACACTACCTGGCATTGCTCGACCAGGGCATTGCCCAGGAACAGCAGAACCCGGGCCCCAGCCACTTTCAGCAGGCCCGCGATGACTACCTGAGTTTCTTCCAGGCCTTCGAGCGCATCAGCGGTTCCCCCGGGATCAGCGACAACCATGCGCTGACCGAGCGCTTCAATGCGTTGCGCAGCGGCCTGATCAACGAACACAAGAGCGCCCTGGACAACATCAGCCAGGTGGAGCGCCAGGCCCGTGAGCGCGCCCTGCTGGTGGCCGGCCTGCTGGGTCTGGTGGCCCTGGCGGTGCTGATCATCGGCTTCGTCACCGCTCACGCCATCGCCCAGCGCTTTGGCGGGCCGATCGAGGCCCTGGCCAAGGCCGCGGACAAGATCGGCCAAGGCAACTTCGACGTCACCCTGCCCATCTCGGCGGCGGCGGAGATGAACCTGCTGACCCGGCGTTTCGGCATCATGGCCGAGGCCTTGCGCCAGCATCAGGCAACCAATGTCGATGAACTGCTGGCCGGTCAGCAGCGCCTGCAGGCGGTGCTCGACAGCATCGACGACGGCTTGTTGATGATCGACCGCCAAGGCCGCCTGGAGCACCTCAATCCAGTGGCCCAGCGCCAGTTGGGCTGGGATCAGGAGCGCCTCGGCCAGGGCCTGGGCAGCGCCCTGCAACGCCCGGAGCTGGATGAGCAACTGCAGCTGGTCCTGCGCGGCGGCACCCTGGAGCGGGCCCCGGACGACCTGGATGTGGAGGTCGACGGCGAATCCCGCCTGCTGACCTACAGCCTGACCCCGGTGAGTCACACCCAGGGCCATATTCTCGGGGCGGTGATGGTGCTCCACGACGTCACCGAACAACGCGCCTTCGAGCGGGTGCGCAGTGAATTCGTGCTGCGCGCCTCTCATGAGCTGCGCACTCCGGTGACCGGCATGCACATGGCGTTCGGCCTGCTCCAGGAGCGCCTGCACTTCGCCGAAGAGTCCCGGGAAACCGACCTGCTCAATACGGTCAACGAAGAAATGCAGCGCCTGATGCAATTGATCAATGACCTGCTGAACTTCTCGCGCTATCAGAACGGCCTGCAGAAGCTCACCCTTGCTCCCTGTCCCCTTGAAGAACTGCTGGAGCAGACTCTGGAACGCTTCCGCGAACAGGCACAGCGCCAGGCCATCAGCCTGCTGCTGGACCTGCAGGCGCCGCTGCCGCGCCTGCACGCCGACCGGCCACAGCTGGAACGGGTGCTGGACAACCTGATCGACAATGCCTTGCGCCATACCGCCAGCGGCGGCCAGATCCGCCTGCAGGCCCGGCGGCACGGCGAGCGGGTGATCATCAGCGTCGAGGACAACGGCGAGGGCATTGCCTACGGTCAGCAGGGCCGGATCTTCGAGCCCTTCGTCCAGGTCGGGCGCAAGAAAGGCGGCGCCGGGCTCGGGCTGGCGCTGTGCAAGGAAATCGTCCAGCTCCACGGCGGCCGCATGGGGGTCTACTCAAGGCCGGGACAAGGCACCCAGTTCTACCTGGCCTTGCCCCTGTAGGGCGTCAGGCTTCGTCATCCAGGCGCCGGGGCACCAGGCGCCGCCCCCGGGTAATCAGCTCGATGAACTGCAACGCGCTCAAGGCATGGGCGAACAGCCAGCCCTGGCCGTAGCTCACGCCTTCGCTGTTGAGCAGCGATGCCTGGTCTTCGAACTCGATGCCCTCGGCGATCACCTTGAGCTTCAGGGCATGGGCCATGCGGATGATGTGGGGCGCCACGCCACTGCTGGCAGCGTCATGACCCAGGGCGTCGATAAACGCCTTGTCGATCTTCAGGCAATCCACCGGCAGGCTTTGCAGGTAGGCCAGGCTGCAGTAGCCGGTGCCGAAATCATCGATCAGCACTTGATGCCCCACGTCCCGCAGCGCCTGCAGGTTGTCCCGCGCCACCACCACATCGATCAGGCCACGCTCGGTGACCTCGAAGGCGATCTGCCGCGCGGCCACCTTGTGCAAGGCCAGGAGCCGCGCCATGACCTGGCCGATGCGCGGCACCATGACATCGCAGGCCGCCAGGTTGACCGAGATGTACAGCTGCGGGTTGGCCCGCAATACGTGCCCCAGTTGTTCCAGCAGGCGCTGCAGGACGAAGTCGGTGATCTGGCGGATCTGCCCGGTGTTTTCCGCCAGCGGAATGAACAGGTCGGGGCTGGTCAGGGTGCCATCCGGACGGCGCCAGCGCAGCAAGGCTTCGGCCCCGACACACTCCCGGCTGCTGAGGTCGAAGATCGGCTGGTACAGCACCTGCAACTCGCCACGGCGCAGAGCGCCTTGCAGCTCCGCCCCCAGGGATTGGCGCTGGCGCGCCAGCTGATACACCAGGCCACCGATACACAGCGCCAGCACCAGGCTGATCGGCAACAGCCACCACCAGCCGTCGAGCATCTCCGCCTGCATGCTGGCCCGGGGCGTGATCAGCACCAGCTGGTACTCGGGATTCTGGGTCGGCATGCGATAGATCAGCAGGTCCGGAGTGACCTGCAGCGGCCCGTCGCGAGCGGCGCGCCAAGGCTCCACCGGCGGCCAGGCACGGGCCGGACCCAATACCGGAATGGCCCGGGCGCCATGCTCGACCACCACCATCAGGCTGCCACCGGCCGGCAGGTCCACCACATCGGTCAGGTGCCCGCGGGAGGTGGCCACGCGAAAATTGCCTCGGCCCAGCATCAGCGCGGCCAGGTTTTCATTGGGCTGGGCAGAGGTGTTGAGCCAGTAGCTGTAGGTCGGCCCGCGGATATCCGGGGCCCTGGGCGAGGGCACGAGGTTCTGCCGCGGCGAGTTGGAGCACGTCTGGGTGGCATCCATGTAGGCCGCTTCATAGATGAAGCGGTAGCTGAAGCTGACCTGCTGCAGGGCGCTGATCAGCTCGGCGCTGCACTCGCGCAGCGGCTGGGCTTCGAGCACGTCCAGACCTTCACGCAGTTGCCCGAACAGTTGCTCCAGGCGCTCCAGAAAGCGCTTGCCCTGGGCATTCATCTGCTCGCTCTCCCGTTGCTGGACCTCATGCATGGCCACCCCGGCACTGCCGAGCAGCAACAGCGCCGCGCTCAGCACAGCCGTCAGCGTCGCCAGCAACCAGGGGCGATAGAACCAGGTACGGGTGGGCTCACGAGGAACAGGCATCGTGGAGGATCCGAGGGATACCAATGAGTTATAGCAACTGATTGGGTATTCGGCCCGGACCGTCCGGCGGCGTCATTATTTTGTCTGATTGAGGACCTGCAGCATCGCTGCACTTTCGGCATCCGGGATGCCGTCGAAACGACCCGGACGATAGTGCATCTGGAAGGCCGCCAGCACGTGCCGGGTGGCTTGATCCAGCTCGCCGGTCTGCGGGGTGGCGTAGCCCAATTGCGCCAGTTGCTGCTGGAACCAACTGATGCTCGGCAGGTTCACCGCGAAGTACGCCTGCTGACGGGCCACCGCCTGGGCATTGGGCCATAGCCCCAGGCCGGCGTCGGCCAGGCGCTTCCAGGGAAACAGCGGACCCGGATCGAGCTTGCGCGATGGCGCGATGTCGCTGTGGCCGATGATGTGGCGCGGGGAGATGTTGTTGCGCTTGCTGATGTCTTTGAGCAGCACGATCAGATTCTCGA
Protein-coding sequences here:
- the algB gene encoding sigma-54-dependent response regulator transcription factor AlgB, with translation MESAPENQGRILLVDDESAILRTFRYCLEDEGYTVATANSAAQADALLQRQVFDLCFLDLRLGEDNGLDVLAQMRTQAPWMRVVIVTAHSAVDTAVDAIQAGAADYLVKPCSPDQLRLATAKQLEVRQLSARLEALEGEVRKPKDGLDSHSPAMKVVLETARQVAGTDANILILGESGTGKGELARAIHGWSKRAKKSCVTINCPSLTAELMESELFGHSRGAFTGASESTLGRVNQADGGTLFLDEIGDFPLTLQPKLLRFIQDKEYERVGDPVTRRADVRILAATNLNLEDMVRDGRFREDLLYRLNVITLHLPPLRERSEDILTLADRFLARFVKEYSRPARGFCDEAREALLNYRWPGNIRELRNVVERASIICPQERVEIIHLGMAEQPTNNAPRIGAALSLDELEKAHIGAVLATSDTLDQAAKTLGIDASTLYRKRKQYNL
- a CDS encoding ATP-binding protein, coding for MKLAMKLRTRLFLSISALITVALLGLVLGLVSVMQMASTQESLIRNNFITLDLGLKLRQTLGDQLIIMLSKEPDRAALEASREHYLALLDQGIAQEQQNPGPSHFQQARDDYLSFFQAFERISGSPGISDNHALTERFNALRSGLINEHKSALDNISQVERQARERALLVAGLLGLVALAVLIIGFVTAHAIAQRFGGPIEALAKAADKIGQGNFDVTLPISAAAEMNLLTRRFGIMAEALRQHQATNVDELLAGQQRLQAVLDSIDDGLLMIDRQGRLEHLNPVAQRQLGWDQERLGQGLGSALQRPELDEQLQLVLRGGTLERAPDDLDVEVDGESRLLTYSLTPVSHTQGHILGAVMVLHDVTEQRAFERVRSEFVLRASHELRTPVTGMHMAFGLLQERLHFAEESRETDLLNTVNEEMQRLMQLINDLLNFSRYQNGLQKLTLAPCPLEELLEQTLERFREQAQRQAISLLLDLQAPLPRLHADRPQLERVLDNLIDNALRHTASGGQIRLQARRHGERVIISVEDNGEGIAYGQQGRIFEPFVQVGRKKGGAGLGLALCKEIVQLHGGRMGVYSRPGQGTQFYLALPL
- a CDS encoding EAL domain-containing protein: MPVPREPTRTWFYRPWLLATLTAVLSAALLLLGSAGVAMHEVQQRESEQMNAQGKRFLERLEQLFGQLREGLDVLEAQPLRECSAELISALQQVSFSYRFIYEAAYMDATQTCSNSPRQNLVPSPRAPDIRGPTYSYWLNTSAQPNENLAALMLGRGNFRVATSRGHLTDVVDLPAGGSLMVVVEHGARAIPVLGPARAWPPVEPWRAARDGPLQVTPDLLIYRMPTQNPEYQLVLITPRASMQAEMLDGWWWLLPISLVLALCIGGLVYQLARQRQSLGAELQGALRRGELQVLYQPIFDLSSRECVGAEALLRWRRPDGTLTSPDLFIPLAENTGQIRQITDFVLQRLLEQLGHVLRANPQLYISVNLAACDVMVPRIGQVMARLLALHKVAARQIAFEVTERGLIDVVVARDNLQALRDVGHQVLIDDFGTGYCSLAYLQSLPVDCLKIDKAFIDALGHDAASSGVAPHIIRMAHALKLKVIAEGIEFEDQASLLNSEGVSYGQGWLFAHALSALQFIELITRGRRLVPRRLDDEA
- a CDS encoding N-acetylmuramoyl-L-alanine amidase, giving the protein MKRLALAFLLLVLAGCASGPRIDTSHPSVNYDQRAQFIIVHYTSASLERSLALLTRGQVSSHYLIGDDKSATIYKLVDEQYRAWHAGESQWQGRTWLNSSSIGIEIVNPGFRDGPNGRLWYPYSEAQIENLIVLLKDISKRNNISPRHIIGHSDIAPSRKLDPGPLFPWKRLADAGLGLWPNAQAVARQQAYFAVNLPSISWFQQQLAQLGYATPQTGELDQATRHVLAAFQMHYRPGRFDGIPDAESAAMLQVLNQTK